In one Lolium rigidum isolate FL_2022 chromosome 3, APGP_CSIRO_Lrig_0.1, whole genome shotgun sequence genomic region, the following are encoded:
- the LOC124700175 gene encoding SKP1-like protein 1 encodes MAAEDKKITLKSSDGEQFEVDEAVAMESQTIRHMIEDDCADNGIPLPNVNAKILSKVIEYCSKHVQAANGAAAADGAPAEDLKNWDAEFVKVDQATLFDLILAANYLNIKGLLDLTCQTVADMIKGKTPEEIRKTFNIKNDFTAEEEEEIRRENQWAFE; translated from the coding sequence ATGGCGGCCGAGGACAAGAAGATCACGCTCAAGTCCTCGGACGGCGAGCAGTTCGAGGTGGAcgaggcggtggcgatggagtcgCAGACGATCCGCCACATGATCGAGGACGACTGCGCCGACAACGGGATCCCGCTCCCCAACGTCAACGCCAAGATCCTCTCCAAGGTCATCGAGTACTGCAGCAAGCACGTCCAGGCGGCCAacggcgccgcggcggcggacggcgccCCCGCCGAGGACCTCAAGAACTGGGACGCCGAGTTCGTCAAGGTCGACCAGGCCACGCTCTTCGACCTCATCCTCGCCGCCAACTACCTCAACATCAAGGGCCTGCTCGACCTCACCTGCCAGACCGTCGCCGACATGATCAAGGGCAAGACACCCGAGGAGATCCGCAAGACGTTCAACATCAAGAACGACTtcaccgccgaggaggaggaggagatccgcAGGGAGAACCAGTGGGCCTTCGAGTAA